A genomic stretch from Actinomycetota bacterium includes:
- a CDS encoding helix-turn-helix domain-containing protein: MSNEEKLYTIKDLSDLVGISETEIINLIMQKKLKAIRIDKAVRVKESDLENFLDFFVGSSNLSERNSVVFPKESELVLYSAEQVAKILQLSVDNVWSLLKNGKLKGFKVREGRSSWRITSENLKDFIEERTRNLI, translated from the coding sequence ATGAGTAATGAAGAAAAGCTATACACAATAAAAGATCTGTCAGACCTGGTGGGAATAAGCGAAACAGAAATAATAAATCTGATAATGCAAAAGAAGTTAAAGGCTATAAGGATAGACAAAGCGGTAAGAGTCAAAGAAAGTGACCTTGAGAATTTTCTGGATTTCTTTGTGGGAAGCAGCAACCTTTCCGAAAGAAATTCAGTTGTCTTTCCCAAGGAATCAGAACTGGTGCTTTATTCCGCTGAACAGGTAGCAAAAATACTGCAGTTATCTGTGGATAATGTATGGAGTCTTTTAAAAAATGGCAAGCTCAAAGGCTTCAAGGTGAGGGAAGGCAGAAGTTCATGGCGTATAACATCCGAAAATTTAAAAGATTTCATTGAAGAAAGAACCAGGAATTTAATTTAA
- a CDS encoding DUF167 domain-containing protein, giving the protein MKKENIRLLVRPGSLKTEISGIHDGMIKFRVSSQPEKGKANKELIEFISSMLNIPKKEIKIISGEFSNIKTLEIKGFCQESFIKFILKDK; this is encoded by the coding sequence ATGAAGAAAGAAAATATCAGACTTCTGGTCAGACCGGGTTCCTTAAAAACAGAAATATCAGGTATTCACGACGGAATGATAAAATTCAGGGTTTCTTCGCAACCCGAGAAGGGAAAAGCAAACAAGGAGCTAATTGAATTCATTTCTTCAATGCTGAACATACCCAAAAAAGAAATAAAAATAATCTCCGGAGAATTTTCAAATATAAAAACTCTTGAAATAAAAGGATTCTGCCAGGAATCTTTTATAAAATTTATTTTAAAAGACAAGTAA
- a CDS encoding DivIVA domain-containing protein, whose protein sequence is MNINSEYIQKKEFHTAFKGYSMEEVDKFLDILAVEFDRLIKKNKELQDSLDKMKFENPSQDEDVSKLVSDVLVSAHKIADEIKGKAEKEAKDMIKQKKDTEEMEIKNLTERKKIIDEQLQQTQEFYKNFLAEIKSSMKGLSLKVEDIEKNFKQKSAKISVSEDNYSPVNDSDIKTENPLSENIDESENEEDSYKNDEAGIPPSEEQDKIIELEEDKKIRDFIESGSMEGESRDMPERKFDEFQGEKTEKKIFDEYEEGRIYKNRRKTDIGNPDIIDEFFGG, encoded by the coding sequence ATGAATATAAATTCGGAATACATACAAAAAAAAGAATTCCACACAGCTTTTAAGGGATATAGCATGGAGGAGGTAGATAAATTCCTTGACATACTTGCAGTTGAGTTTGACAGATTAATAAAAAAGAATAAGGAATTACAGGACAGTCTGGATAAAATGAAGTTTGAAAATCCTTCTCAGGATGAAGATGTTTCCAAGCTTGTTTCCGATGTTCTTGTTTCTGCCCATAAAATAGCTGATGAAATCAAAGGGAAAGCTGAAAAAGAAGCAAAAGATATGATCAAGCAGAAAAAAGACACAGAGGAAATGGAGATAAAAAATCTTACTGAAAGAAAAAAAATAATTGACGAGCAGTTGCAGCAGACACAGGAATTTTATAAAAACTTTCTTGCAGAGATAAAATCCTCCATGAAGGGACTATCTTTAAAAGTGGAAGATATTGAAAAAAACTTCAAACAAAAATCAGCGAAGATATCAGTTAGTGAAGACAACTACTCTCCCGTGAATGATTCTGATATAAAAACAGAAAATCCGCTTTCCGAAAATATAGATGAATCGGAGAATGAGGAAGATTCTTATAAAAATGATGAAGCCGGTATTCCTCCGTCTGAGGAGCAGGACAAAATAATTGAACTGGAAGAAGATAAAAAAATAAGAGATTTTATTGAGAGCGGCAGCATGGAAGGTGAAAGCCGGGATATGCCTGAAAGAAAATTTGATGAATTTCAGGGTGAAAAAACAGAAAAGAAGATCTTTGATGAATATGAGGAAGGCAGGATATATAAAAACAGAAGAAAAACCGATATTGGCAACCCCGATATAATAGATGAGTTTTTTGGGGGATAA
- the proC gene encoding pyrroline-5-carboxylate reductase, whose protein sequence is MKKYKLGIIGMGNMASAIAGGVMDSFFLNNEDICFYETDKKKALKSSQVFKINLCNETREVFMESEYVLLSFKPQNLKESSSLISEYFEIDGNILLSVLAGVPIKYFERLISKKAKIARIMPNAPVLINKGISAISFSPNINSGQKDFVKKMFGCIGKTVIIDEKFQNLVTALSGSSPAYFYLICKYMTNFGIERGVDEDTAKELVIGSMLGSGAMLDNISNDFDEMIRKVASKGGTTEKALESFKDNNLKEIIFDAMGKALERAYEMEDSLSKF, encoded by the coding sequence ATGAAGAAATATAAACTTGGAATTATCGGTATGGGAAACATGGCTTCTGCGATTGCAGGCGGTGTTATGGATTCTTTTTTTTTAAATAATGAAGATATATGTTTTTATGAAACCGATAAGAAAAAAGCATTAAAATCATCGCAGGTCTTTAAAATAAATCTCTGCAATGAAACCAGAGAAGTCTTTATGGAATCTGAATATGTTCTTCTTTCATTTAAACCCCAGAATCTTAAAGAAAGTTCTTCACTGATTTCAGAATATTTTGAAATAGACGGAAATATATTGCTGAGCGTGCTTGCAGGAGTACCCATCAAATATTTTGAAAGATTGATTTCAAAAAAAGCGAAGATTGCAAGAATAATGCCAAATGCACCGGTCTTAATAAATAAGGGAATATCTGCCATTTCTTTTAGTCCCAATATCAATTCAGGCCAGAAAGATTTTGTGAAGAAAATGTTTGGCTGTATAGGAAAAACTGTAATAATAGATGAAAAATTTCAGAATCTTGTTACTGCTTTAAGCGGCAGCAGCCCGGCCTATTTTTATCTTATCTGTAAGTATATGACGAATTTTGGAATTGAAAGAGGGGTAGATGAAGATACTGCAAAAGAACTTGTTATAGGAAGCATGCTGGGCAGTGGAGCAATGCTTGATAATATCAGCAATGATTTTGATGAGATGATAAGAAAAGTAGCCTCAAAAGGAGGAACAACCGAAAAAGCTCTTGAAAGTTTTAAAGATAATAATCTTAAGGAAATAATCTTTGATGCAATGGGAAAAGCCCTGGAAAGAGCATATGAAATGGAAGATTCATTAAGTAAATTTTAA
- the sepF gene encoding cell division protein SepF, with product MPGFFRKTLSFLGFIDEDYEEPVSGKNPVRSRKGYSARNNPPERNVLEVYRNDEKSIDESKRTGTNWFRSSRKITNLKEVRMEKKTKVFVIEPNGYEDSQVIGDKFKSDIPVIVNLQNENPEISKRIIDFCSGLTYALNGSIEKVAEKVFLITPYNVEVTSEEKEMLKEKGFYEEI from the coding sequence ATGCCAGGTTTTTTCAGAAAAACATTATCTTTTTTGGGTTTTATTGATGAGGATTATGAAGAGCCTGTGTCCGGGAAAAATCCGGTAAGGAGCAGAAAAGGGTACAGCGCCAGAAATAATCCTCCTGAAAGAAATGTTCTGGAAGTTTACCGCAATGACGAAAAAAGCATTGACGAAAGTAAAAGGACTGGCACTAACTGGTTCAGATCTTCAAGAAAAATTACTAATCTTAAGGAAGTCAGGATGGAAAAAAAGACCAAAGTATTTGTAATTGAACCAAACGGATATGAGGACTCTCAGGTAATCGGTGACAAATTTAAATCAGATATTCCTGTCATTGTAAATCTTCAAAATGAAAATCCCGAAATATCGAAAAGAATAATAGATTTTTGCAGCGGACTCACTTATGCTTTAAATGGAAGTATTGAAAAAGTAGCGGAAAAAGTCTTTCTTATAACCCCCTATAATGTAGAAGTAACTTCAGAAGAAAAAGAAATGTTAAAAGAAAAAGGGTTTTATGAAGAAATATAA
- a CDS encoding YggS family pyridoxal phosphate-dependent enzyme, translating into MNETDKIKNNLEKIKLNIENTCRRTGRDANSVKLLIVSKYAEVDQIKYLHSLGLREFGENRAENLIMKSEEMKNDVIWHFIGHLQTNKIKKVVPIADLIHSIDSIKTIAAIDSYCKNINKVQKVLVEINLSGENTKYGLMINDVNNFFKDALKYNNVEIKGLMTMAPFTDDSETVRKVFKNLRLIKEELEAKDSFLNLKELSMGMSNDYITAIEEGSTIIRIGSAVFK; encoded by the coding sequence ATGAATGAAACGGATAAAATAAAAAATAATCTGGAAAAGATAAAACTGAATATTGAAAATACATGCAGAAGAACAGGCAGGGATGCTAATTCAGTAAAGCTTCTTATTGTGTCCAAATACGCAGAAGTCGATCAGATAAAATATCTGCACAGTCTCGGATTAAGGGAATTTGGTGAAAACAGGGCTGAGAATCTTATAATGAAATCAGAAGAAATGAAAAATGATGTTATCTGGCATTTTATCGGACACCTTCAGACAAATAAAATTAAAAAGGTTGTGCCGATTGCAGATTTAATTCATTCAATTGACAGCATAAAGACTATTGCCGCCATAGATTCTTACTGTAAAAATATCAATAAGGTGCAGAAAGTATTGGTTGAGATTAATCTTTCAGGCGAGAATACCAAATATGGTCTGATGATAAATGATGTTAACAATTTTTTTAAAGATGCGTTAAAATATAATAATGTTGAAATAAAAGGTCTTATGACCATGGCGCCTTTTACGGATGATTCTGAAACTGTCAGAAAAGTTTTTAAAAATTTAAGATTGATTAAAGAGGAACTGGAAGCAAAAGACAGTTTTCTCAATTTAAAAGAACTTTCCATGGGTATGAGCAACGACTATATAACGGCAATAGAAGAAGGTTCAACGATTATAAGAATAGGTTCGGCAGTTTTTAAATAA
- the pgeF gene encoding peptidoglycan editing factor PgeF, with translation MKIDEVYKNQALYFSPTELQKKYGLDLIFTTAFKGRDRENPDDFNLSFNDDYEPSKVRENRKKLLDLSEIKTTNPIIFLKQTHSSSVVIIDKNFLYDFKELYKEIDKPDSVNADICESGRIKKFIPKGDALITAIPDIPIMVLGADCNIILICDTDLKVISAVHAGWRGVLHDILGKTLDTMIEKFDCRQKNLFLFFGPSIRKCCFETDHDIYMDFKARFPEVFCIDSGILNGSRYFVDLTNILRYQAVRKGIDDKNICIIEECTCCSRRNLFFSYRRDKKAGRQAALAYIS, from the coding sequence ATGAAAATAGATGAAGTATATAAAAACCAAGCATTATATTTTTCACCAACCGAGCTTCAGAAGAAATATGGATTGGATCTTATATTCACCACTGCATTTAAAGGACGGGACAGGGAAAATCCGGACGATTTCAACCTTTCCTTTAATGACGATTATGAACCATCAAAAGTAAGAGAAAACAGAAAAAAATTACTGGATCTGAGTGAAATAAAAACAACAAACCCAATTATTTTTCTAAAACAGACTCACAGCAGCAGTGTAGTAATTATTGATAAAAATTTTTTATATGATTTTAAAGAGTTATATAAAGAAATCGACAAGCCTGACTCTGTGAATGCAGATATCTGCGAGTCCGGCAGAATAAAAAAATTCATTCCCAAAGGAGATGCCCTGATAACAGCAATTCCGGATATTCCGATAATGGTTCTTGGGGCAGACTGCAATATTATACTGATATGTGATACTGATTTAAAAGTTATCTCAGCAGTTCATGCAGGATGGCGGGGAGTGCTTCATGATATTCTTGGCAAAACCCTGGATACAATGATTGAAAAATTTGACTGCAGACAAAAAAATCTGTTTCTTTTTTTCGGACCGTCTATAAGGAAATGCTGTTTTGAAACCGACCATGATATTTACATGGATTTTAAAGCACGGTTCCCGGAAGTCTTTTGCATAGATTCAGGCATACTTAATGGAAGCAGGTATTTTGTTGATCTTACAAATATACTCAGATACCAGGCTGTCAGGAAAGGCATCGATGACAAAAACATATGCATTATTGAAGAATGCACATGCTGTTCCAGGAGGAATTTATTCTTTTCTTACAGGAGAGACAAAAAGGCCGGGAGACAGGCAGCTCTGGCATATATAAGTTAA
- the ftsZ gene encoding cell division protein FtsZ — MEFDKNYYAVIKVIGVGGGGSNAVNRMMEDNLNGCEFIAINTDAQALMMSNADRKVLIGETGLGAGSNPESGKSSAEKSSDAIREVLKGADMVFITCGEGGGTGTGAAPVIADIAKEEGCLTVAVVTRPFTFEGVKRSQQAEEGINNLKGKVDCLIVIPNDKLLEISDENTTLLNAFKLADNVLKAGVRGVTDLITLPGLINLDFADVKSIIKDSGNALLGDGISSGENRAIKAAQQAINSPLIEASIDGAKGILLNVSGGPDLKLFEVNEAAEVVRNSSSQEANIIFGAVVDENMKDKIKVTIIATGFKDKNFESRQKLEKQSETAREEISPDSKKEDKKDAERESIFPELKESTKGIKFGEEEDILDIPTFLRKDKNSY; from the coding sequence TTGGAATTTGACAAGAATTATTATGCGGTTATAAAAGTAATCGGAGTTGGCGGCGGCGGCAGCAATGCTGTCAACAGAATGATGGAAGATAATCTTAATGGCTGTGAATTTATTGCCATAAATACGGATGCCCAGGCGCTTATGATGTCAAATGCTGACAGAAAGGTACTGATAGGAGAAACCGGTCTGGGAGCAGGATCAAACCCTGAATCAGGTAAATCGTCTGCAGAAAAATCAAGCGATGCCATAAGAGAAGTGTTGAAAGGTGCTGACATGGTATTTATTACCTGTGGAGAAGGAGGAGGAACCGGCACGGGAGCAGCGCCTGTTATTGCGGATATTGCAAAAGAAGAAGGCTGTCTTACCGTTGCAGTAGTGACAAGGCCGTTTACTTTTGAAGGAGTAAAAAGATCTCAGCAGGCGGAAGAGGGAATAAATAATCTGAAAGGCAAGGTAGATTGCCTGATCGTTATCCCTAATGACAAACTTCTTGAGATATCTGATGAAAACACTACTTTGCTTAATGCTTTCAAACTGGCTGACAATGTATTAAAAGCAGGTGTAAGAGGGGTAACTGATCTGATCACTCTGCCGGGCCTCATAAATCTTGATTTTGCAGATGTGAAGTCAATAATAAAAGATTCAGGCAACGCCCTTCTGGGTGACGGTATTTCTTCAGGGGAAAACAGGGCGATAAAAGCTGCCCAGCAGGCTATAAACAGTCCGCTGATAGAAGCTTCAATAGATGGTGCAAAAGGAATTCTTTTAAATGTTTCAGGCGGTCCTGACCTGAAATTGTTTGAAGTAAATGAAGCTGCAGAGGTGGTAAGAAACTCATCAAGCCAGGAAGCAAATATTATTTTTGGAGCTGTTGTCGATGAGAATATGAAAGACAAAATAAAAGTTACAATAATTGCAACAGGTTTTAAAGATAAAAACTTTGAATCCAGGCAAAAACTGGAAAAGCAGAGTGAAACAGCAAGAGAAGAGATTTCTCCCGATAGCAAAAAGGAAGATAAAAAAGATGCTGAAAGAGAGAGTATCTTTCCGGAATTAAAAGAATCGACAAAAGGAATCAAATTCGGCGAGGAAGAGGATATACTGGATATTCCAACTTTCCTCAGAAAAGATAAAAACTCTTACTAA
- the ftsA gene encoding cell division protein FtsA: MPGKDELIAAVDIGTTKVNTLIGRLKKNNVVEIIGYGMSKSRGIKKGLVIDISEVTKSILDSVELAEKSSNLFIDNVYIGVTGKHIAFENNYNELTIASPNKIVRKIDVERLISLTNRINLPSQYEVIHTIIKQFVADGEKGIEDPTGLATERLGVELLIIFGSSSVLRNVINCVKAANLEIEDIIIEALASSEAVLSNEEKESGVILLDIGGGTTDVAVYKNKKMIFTYCLPVGGDLITNDISIGLNIPFTKAEEIKKRFANVDYNFPDILNKASISEMNINTNKTTLSIQLYNIVSSRIKEMMQIIKDKIDEYGITNSIPCGLVITGGSAQTKGILKMASTVFNMPSRIGICIDVEGPSEVVNNPVFSTSVGILKYAFQVDNFEDMDNINNKSRNSSSFVERFRMFINKILKGEK, translated from the coding sequence TTGCCTGGGAAAGACGAGCTGATTGCAGCAGTAGATATTGGGACAACGAAAGTAAACACGCTTATTGGAAGGCTTAAAAAAAATAATGTTGTCGAAATAATAGGCTATGGGATGTCCAAAAGCAGAGGCATTAAAAAAGGTCTTGTAATTGACATAAGTGAGGTTACAAAGTCAATACTTGATTCCGTGGAACTTGCAGAGAAATCTTCAAATCTTTTTATTGACAATGTTTATATAGGGGTTACAGGCAAGCATATTGCTTTTGAAAATAATTATAATGAACTGACGATTGCTTCTCCCAACAAGATAGTAAGAAAAATAGATGTGGAAAGGCTTATTTCTCTTACAAACAGGATAAACCTTCCTTCCCAGTATGAAGTCATACATACCATAATAAAGCAATTTGTTGCTGACGGGGAAAAAGGCATAGAAGATCCCACAGGGCTTGCAACTGAAAGGCTTGGCGTGGAACTGCTGATAATCTTTGGTTCATCTTCTGTTCTTAGGAATGTAATAAACTGTGTAAAAGCCGCAAATCTTGAAATCGAAGACATAATCATAGAAGCTCTTGCATCTTCTGAAGCCGTTCTTTCCAATGAGGAAAAAGAAAGCGGAGTGATTCTTCTGGATATAGGAGGAGGTACTACGGATGTTGCAGTCTATAAGAATAAAAAAATGATATTTACCTACTGCCTGCCTGTAGGCGGAGACCTTATTACAAATGATATATCCATAGGACTGAATATCCCGTTTACAAAAGCAGAAGAGATAAAAAAAAGATTTGCAAATGTGGATTATAATTTTCCTGATATCCTAAATAAAGCCAGTATTAGCGAAATGAATATAAATACAAATAAAACGACATTAAGCATACAGCTTTACAATATCGTAAGTTCAAGGATAAAAGAAATGATGCAGATAATTAAGGATAAAATAGATGAATATGGCATTACTAATTCCATTCCCTGCGGACTTGTAATAACAGGAGGATCCGCTCAGACAAAAGGTATCCTGAAAATGGCAAGTACTGTTTTTAACATGCCTTCCAGAATAGGGATCTGCATTGATGTCGAAGGACCGTCTGAAGTTGTAAATAATCCGGTTTTCTCTACAAGTGTGGGAATTTTAAAATATGCTTTCCAGGTTGATAATTTTGAAGACATGGATAATATTAATAATAAATCAAGAAACAGCTCAAGTTTTGTTGAAAGATTCAGAATGTTTATAAACAAAATTTTAAAAGGTGAAAAATAG
- a CDS encoding FtsQ-type POTRA domain-containing protein: MAARIVRDKRIVSRKRKSAFRKFLVFLWVLLGIAVFAGTIIGLNYFYNSDYFKIKNIKLINNDYYDKEEIETFLGYLIGKNIFEIDKKQAELSVEANYSRIKKAELKKIFPDKIEIIIEERMPYLRIGYKEKIFLIDNEGVFLEEISSGSGDYDDLIIVKNVINYLPDIGNKIARKNVLSIGRVYDSMTENIRSHIDFAGVSRDSFGDIFFNTVDNKIILYGNTSELTKKNLILEQILKEIENESISYSIIDIRITDSPIIK; encoded by the coding sequence ATGGCTGCCAGAATCGTCAGAGATAAAAGAATTGTTTCCAGAAAGCGGAAATCAGCTTTTAGGAAGTTTTTAGTATTTTTATGGGTTTTGCTTGGAATAGCAGTTTTTGCCGGTACTATTATAGGATTGAATTATTTCTACAATAGTGATTATTTTAAAATCAAGAATATAAAGTTAATTAATAATGATTACTATGATAAGGAGGAAATAGAAACTTTTCTCGGATATCTTATAGGTAAAAATATTTTTGAGATAGACAAAAAACAAGCAGAATTGTCAGTTGAGGCCAATTATAGCAGGATAAAAAAAGCTGAACTTAAAAAAATATTTCCGGATAAGATTGAAATAATCATAGAAGAGAGAATGCCTTATCTGAGAATAGGATATAAAGAAAAAATTTTTTTGATAGATAATGAAGGCGTGTTTCTGGAGGAAATATCTTCAGGTTCCGGAGATTATGATGATTTGATTATTGTAAAGAATGTAATAAATTATTTACCGGATATAGGGAATAAGATAGCAAGAAAAAATGTATTAAGCATTGGTCGGGTTTATGACTCAATGACTGAAAATATACGATCACATATTGATTTTGCAGGAGTAAGCAGGGATTCTTTTGGTGACATTTTTTTTAATACGGTTGATAATAAGATTATATTATACGGAAATACTTCAGAACTGACTAAAAAAAATTTAATATTGGAGCAGATATTAAAAGAAATTGAAAATGAGAGTATTTCTTATAGTATAATAGACATCAGGATTACTGATAGTCCGATAATAAAATAA
- a CDS encoding D-alanine--D-alanine ligase — MKIGVICGGISSEREVSLKTGNGIYGALLELGYNSDFIDFKGDDVSVFKNIDIAFLALHGKYGEDGTVQGVLELFKIPYTGSGILASSLAIDKIYSKKIFRLEGISTPDYISIDNEKDIKIKEIIREINDEIGYPAVVKPAREGSTIGITIAKNETDIESAINFAKIYDSRVLVEKFIKGRQLTVSILGEEPVALPIIEVIPKSGFYDFKSKYTSGLTEYIVPAGISDDLSRKAQEISIKTHQSLGCFGISRVDLIMDENDEIFVLEINTMPGMTETSLVPKAAAAAGIDFKKLVEIILNFSTLKQ, encoded by the coding sequence ATAAAAATAGGGGTAATCTGCGGAGGCATCTCATCAGAAAGAGAGGTTTCTCTAAAAACCGGTAATGGAATATACGGGGCGCTTCTCGAGCTTGGCTATAATTCGGATTTTATTGATTTTAAAGGTGATGACGTTTCTGTTTTTAAAAATATTGATATAGCGTTTCTGGCTCTTCATGGAAAATACGGTGAGGACGGTACAGTACAGGGTGTTCTTGAGCTTTTTAAAATACCATATACTGGTTCAGGCATACTTGCCAGCTCTCTTGCGATTGACAAAATATATTCAAAAAAAATATTCAGGCTTGAGGGGATAAGTACTCCTGATTATATAAGCATTGATAATGAAAAAGATATCAAAATTAAGGAAATAATCAGAGAAATCAATGATGAAATCGGCTATCCTGCAGTTGTCAAACCTGCAAGAGAGGGCTCTACTATCGGTATTACCATTGCAAAAAATGAAACAGATATCGAAAGCGCAATTAATTTTGCAAAGATTTATGACAGCAGAGTGCTGGTTGAAAAATTTATTAAAGGCCGGCAGCTTACGGTAAGCATCCTGGGGGAAGAGCCGGTTGCTTTGCCGATAATCGAAGTGATTCCCAAGAGCGGTTTTTATGATTTTAAATCCAAATACACATCAGGTCTTACAGAGTATATTGTGCCTGCCGGGATCAGCGATGATTTGAGCCGGAAAGCACAGGAAATATCAATTAAGACGCATCAGAGCCTTGGATGTTTCGGAATTTCAAGAGTAGATCTGATTATGGATGAAAATGATGAAATATTTGTATTGGAAATAAATACCATGCCGGGGATGACTGAGACAAGTCTTGTTCCCAAAGCAGCTGCTGCTGCGGGCATTGATTTTAAAAAGCTTGTAGAAATAATATTAAATTTTTCTACATTGAAGCAATAA